In Shouchella patagoniensis, the following are encoded in one genomic region:
- a CDS encoding PspA/IM30 family protein, whose amino-acid sequence MFRFFNRVRTVVSSELNSMLNKAEDPSKMLDQYILDMEKDIAEVEAAVAKQLANDKLLKKQYDESAELVAKREEQAMKALESGDEDLARRVLEDKNKQQSQRDSLKEAHDEAARLSEELKEKLREMKDEFRDMNMKKDSLKARSESAKARSKVNESMSTIGSSGAKGGFSRMEEKVMRQEAEADASGELRSANKSLDDELAALDRSSGVDDELAALKAKLNQKSE is encoded by the coding sequence ATGTTTCGATTTTTTAATCGTGTTCGTACCGTTGTCTCATCTGAATTAAATTCAATGCTTAATAAGGCAGAGGATCCTAGCAAAATGTTGGATCAATACATTTTAGACATGGAAAAAGATATTGCGGAGGTTGAAGCGGCTGTTGCTAAACAATTAGCAAATGACAAACTCCTAAAGAAACAATACGATGAATCAGCTGAACTTGTAGCCAAGCGAGAAGAACAAGCAATGAAAGCACTTGAATCAGGCGACGAGGATTTAGCTCGACGCGTATTGGAAGACAAAAACAAACAACAAAGTCAACGCGACTCACTTAAAGAAGCACATGATGAGGCTGCTCGTTTATCAGAGGAGTTAAAAGAGAAATTACGAGAAATGAAAGATGAATTTCGCGATATGAATATGAAAAAAGATTCGTTGAAAGCTCGTTCTGAAAGCGCAAAAGCTCGTTCAAAAGTAAATGAATCCATGTCTACCATTGGCTCTAGTGGTGCAAAAGGCGGTTTTAGCCGAATGGAAGAAAAAGTCATGCGTCAGGAAGCAGAAGCAGATGCGTCCGGAGAATTGCGTAGTGCAAACAAATCTCTAGACGATGAGCTTGCAGCACTTGACCGTAGCAGTGGCGTTGATGATGAGCTTGCAGCATTAAAAGCGAAACTTAATCAAAAAAGCGAATAA
- a CDS encoding 5' nucleotidase, NT5C type has translation MMKKRIAIDMDEVMADFNKKHLTLFNADYGEQLTIEDLHGKKLRELRPELEKEIRSYMKDPTYFRDLEVMKDSQEVIQELSERYEVYIATAAMHFPTSFTAKYEWLQEHFPFLNDQHFVFCGDKSVIKADYLIDDNLWQLERFTGEGLLYTAPHNIQATGYTRVNNWQDVRAYFLEK, from the coding sequence ATGATGAAAAAGCGAATTGCAATAGATATGGATGAAGTGATGGCTGATTTTAATAAAAAACATCTAACATTGTTTAATGCGGATTATGGAGAGCAGCTGACAATTGAAGATTTACATGGGAAGAAACTACGTGAATTACGACCAGAACTAGAAAAAGAAATTAGGAGTTACATGAAGGATCCAACTTACTTTAGGGATCTTGAAGTAATGAAAGATAGCCAGGAAGTAATACAAGAATTAAGCGAGAGGTATGAAGTTTATATTGCAACTGCGGCTATGCACTTTCCAACTTCTTTTACTGCTAAATATGAGTGGTTGCAAGAACATTTCCCATTTTTAAATGATCAACATTTTGTTTTTTGTGGTGATAAAAGTGTGATAAAAGCTGACTATTTAATTGATGATAATTTATGGCAACTAGAACGGTTTACAGGAGAAGGGCTGTTATATACGGCCCCTCATAATATTCAAGCAACCGGTTATACGCGTGTGAACAATTGGCAGGATGTAAGAGCTTATTTTCTGGAGAAATAA
- a CDS encoding 2Fe-2S iron-sulfur cluster-binding protein, translated as MPTIHAEGYHSFTVESGKKLVLALEDNGVDILHRCGGNARCTTCLCEVIDGDAGPIGEAEAGAREKKGIEDDNMRLSCQIRVTNDLKVKPLRTATSEQMDPGKRPEE; from the coding sequence ATGCCTACGATTCACGCTGAAGGTTATCATTCATTTACAGTTGAAAGTGGAAAAAAACTCGTACTTGCTCTTGAAGACAACGGAGTAGACATTCTTCACCGTTGTGGCGGAAATGCTCGTTGCACAACCTGCCTGTGCGAAGTCATCGATGGGGATGCAGGACCGATTGGTGAAGCTGAAGCTGGCGCCCGGGAAAAGAAAGGAATTGAAGACGACAACATGCGCTTGTCATGTCAAATCCGTGTAACGAATGATCTAAAAGTAAAACCGTTGCGCACTGCTACAAGTGAACAAATGGATCCAGGAAAACGACCGGAAGAATGA
- the glsA gene encoding glutaminase A, which yields MLCRSSDELQLLVNQAKDVTGQGSVADYIPALAHAEQEKVSVALYYPDGRLFSAGDTQENFTLQSISKVLSLALALIDKGEEHVFNWVGKEPTGDPFNSIAKLETNSPSKPLNPMINAGALAVTHMIEGASVGERLERLLEFIRCLANNEKIAYNEEIAKSEYETADLNRSLAFYMKQHGVINEGVEELMDLYTKQCAIEMNCMDLARIGCVFAMDGRDPETDEQLLPIDVARICKTFMVTCGMYNASGEFAINVGIPAKSGVSGGIMGSIPKKCGIGIYGPSLDDKGNSIAGMKLLEMMSKQYSLSMF from the coding sequence ATGTTATGTCGGTCTAGTGATGAACTTCAGCTCTTGGTTAATCAAGCGAAGGATGTAACGGGCCAAGGAAGTGTAGCTGATTACATACCTGCTTTGGCGCATGCAGAGCAAGAAAAAGTTTCAGTCGCTCTTTATTATCCGGATGGAAGATTGTTTTCTGCAGGTGATACGCAAGAGAACTTTACACTACAAAGCATTTCGAAGGTTCTTTCCCTTGCTTTGGCATTAATTGATAAAGGGGAGGAGCATGTTTTTAATTGGGTAGGAAAGGAACCGACTGGTGACCCTTTTAATTCCATTGCAAAGTTAGAGACAAATAGCCCTTCTAAGCCGTTAAATCCAATGATTAATGCTGGTGCACTCGCGGTTACGCATATGATTGAAGGAGCATCTGTTGGAGAGAGGTTGGAACGTCTGCTTGAGTTTATCCGTTGTTTGGCAAATAACGAAAAGATTGCCTATAACGAGGAAATTGCCAAATCGGAATATGAAACAGCGGACTTAAATCGCTCACTTGCATTTTATATGAAACAGCATGGCGTTATTAATGAAGGGGTAGAAGAATTAATGGATCTTTACACAAAACAATGTGCGATTGAGATGAATTGTATGGATTTAGCACGAATTGGGTGTGTATTCGCGATGGACGGTCGTGATCCAGAAACAGATGAACAGCTTTTACCAATTGATGTTGCGCGTATTTGTAAAACATTCATGGTGACGTGTGGGATGTATAATGCTTCAGGAGAGTTTGCGATTAACGTGGGAATTCCTGCGAAAAGTGGCGTTTCGGGTGGGATAATGGGATCCATTCCAAAGAAGTGTGGTATTGGTATTTATGGACCATCATTAGATGACAAAGGAAATTCAATTGCTGGAATGAAATTGCTTGAGATGATGTCAAAACAGTACTCGTTAAGTATGTTTTAA